One Labrus mixtus chromosome 12, fLabMix1.1, whole genome shotgun sequence DNA segment encodes these proteins:
- the LOC132984814 gene encoding interleukin-31 receptor subunit alpha-like codes for MHLLLAPFIILVGISSICKGEHESRCNVVPTDPYIEVGSDIKIVCHTCVNDKIYWTLQNREIDETLSNIINSSYTVLSLRNFTEHSATVVCHEKATGDIIGGTTIKTYSKPSKISCILDYDNQNETGVPELLTCNWEHQINPSKEIYYTVLSSSWLHPSQSEICHSQITTCTSEYQTISDKISILGSFNVTVRANSSAFEAYSETQEFTSYQIWKIVRPKLDVTTCPDGVLVNWTQTDSSAECHCQVKYNKVVNVRTPEWSIDKTLNCSERGKIIVKNLESCSTYTFSVRCALEEAPWSDWSLEKRVLTKLNMTDVKLRLWRNIAEPEKHGLRKVHTMWTGIPSTCQDTFTYRIKLIPSKQKVTGVNYTETLCGNSSCDVDVNQDAHRIILTVSHNDAVFAEDSVYVPAARESLPQVTDIQTTTLEGVIEISWKAPVQPVSGYMIDYIHNGNQYYWKESTNTNVTLTDLLDKTPYNITVTPLFDGKTGHGTQALQICSRVRDTGNVTISDVQAYDKSASVSWDVKTREACSGVVVRYIVFYNTQQGLQLNVSVDRTRQFVSLKDLTPDTQYHVYVQAIALTGTTQSSEWLFMTKRFDPKLITALLVCGSIAVLLVLSLGLCCAVQWKKFKEKPVPNPGFSSVALWSPANHQEGTCPVEPFNKPHESHFDIVYPEELEGMTTPSLPPGCKSNIVRDQTEEYTVPDVVPAPDLQNKDPRESEDMLHPSSPEEATALLLSESNQSSPYRSQSSKEDPAQRTSKQSKRAALNQEEKTTSATVYVTLDMFEQDNGQSTETET; via the exons ATGCATCTCCTTCTAGCCCCATTCATCATACTGGTTGGGATTTCCTCCATTTGTAAAG gtGAGCATGAGAGCAGATGCAATGTTGTCCCTACAGATCCGTACATTGAAGTGGGATCCGATATCAAGATCGTGTGCCACACGTGTGTTAATGACAAAATCTACTGGACGCTGCAAAACAGAGAAATTGACGAGACCCTGTCAAATATCATTAACTCCTCGTACACAGTCCTGTCACTGAGGAACTTCACTGAGCACAGTGCCACAGTGGTGTGCCATGAAAAAGCAACAGGGGATATCATTGGTGGTACCACCATCAAGACATACT caAAACCTAGCAAAATCTCCTGCATCCTTGACTATGATAATCAAAATGAGACTGGTGTGCCAGAACTGCTTACATGCAACTGGGAGCATCAGATTAATCCTTCAAAAGAAATATACTACACTGTACTgag ctccTCTTGGCTACACCCTTCCCAGAGTGAAATCTGCCACTCTCAAATAACAACGTGCACATCAGAATATCAAACTATATCTGATAAAATATCCATCTTAGGGAGTTTTAATGTCACTGTGAGAGCTAATTCTTCTGCTTTTGAAGCTTATTCTGAAACTCAAGAATTTACCTCATATCAAATAT GGAAAATTGTCCGTCCAAAGTTAGATGTAACTACTTGCCCTGATGGTGTTTTGGTTAATTGGACCCAGACGGACAGTTCAGCAGAGTGTCACTGTCAAGTCAAATACAATAAG GTTGTCAATGTAAGAACTCCAGAG TGGTCGATTGATAAAACTTTAAACTGTTCAGAAAGGGGGAAAATAATCGTTAAAAACTTGGAATCCTGCAGCACCTATACATTTTCAGTCCGCTGTGCTTTAGAAGAGGCGCCCTGGAGCGACTGGAGCCTCGAGAAGAGAGTTCTGACCAAACTAAACA TGACTGATGTCAAGCTGCGTCTTTGGAGGAACATAGCCGAACCAGAGAAGCACGGGTTGAGAAAAGTTCATACCATGTGGACG GGGATTCCTTCAACATGCCAGGACACATTTACCTACAGGATCAAGCTGATTCCCTCCAAGCAAAAGGTGACCGGAGTAAATTACACCGAAACTTTATGTGGCAATTCAAGTTGTGATGTTGATGTGAACCAGGACGCACACAGAATCATTCTCACAGTCTCCCATAATGACGCCGTGTTCGCAGAGGACTCTGTTTATGTTCCAGCCGCCAGAGAGA GCCTCCCTCAAGTTACCGACATCCAGACCACAACCCTTGAAGGTGTCATTGAGATCAGCTGGAAGGCTCCGGTTCAGCCTGTCAGTGGTTATATGATCGACTACATCCACAATGGAAATCAGTACTACTGGAAGGAGAGCACAAACACTAATGTAACACTGACTG ACCTGCTGGATAAGACGCCATACAACATAACTGTAACTCCCCTCTTTGATGGCAAGACCGGTCATGGCACACAAGCCCTTCAGATCTGCTCCAGAGTCAGAG ATACAGGGAATGTCACCATCAGCGATGTTCAGGCTTATGACAAAAGTGCTTCTGTGAGCTGGGATGTGAAGACACGGGAGGCTTGCAGCGGGGTTGTTGTCAGATACATCGTCTTCTACAACACACAGCAAGGACTGCAGCTCA ACGTCTCTGTGGATAGAACAAGGCAGTTCGTCTCATTGAAAGATCTGACTCCGGACACTCAATACCACGTCTACGTCCAGGCCATAGCTCTTACTGGGACAACCCAAAGCAGTGAGTGGCTGTTTATGACCAAGAGATTTG ACCCGAAGCTCATCACGGCTCTCCTGGTGTGTGGAAGCATCGCTGTGCTTCTGGTGTTATCTCTTGGATTATGCTGCGCTGTTCA GTGGAAGAAGTTCAAGGAGAAGCCGGTACCAAACCCTGGATTCAGTTCTGTGGCGTTGTGGTCCCCAGCAAATCATCAAGAG GGAACATGCCCTGTCGAGCCATTCAATAAACCACACGAAAGCCACTTTGACATAGTTTACCCAGAAGAACTTGAGGGAATGACCACTCCTTCACTACCTCCAGGCTGTAAAAGTAACATAGTCAGGGACCAGACGGAGGAATACACAGTCCCAGATGTAGTTCCGGCACCAGACTTGCAGAACAAAGACCCACGTGAATCTGAAGACATGCTGCATCCATCGTCTCCTGAAGAAGCCACGGCGCTGCTTCTCTCAGAGAGCAACCAGTCCAGCCCGTATCGAAGTCAGAGCTCGAAGGAAGATCCTGCCCAGCGGACCAGTAAACAAAGTAAGCGCGCTGCACTGAACCAGGAAGAAAAGACGACGTCTGCGACTGTTTATGTCACTTTGGACATGTTTGAGCAAGACAACGGACAGTCGACAGAAACGGAAACATAA
- the rdh14b gene encoding retinol dehydrogenase 14b, which translates to MATAVLVAAVVGGGVLLLMRRLFPRQAAVKLLRYPADTMRGKTVIVTGANCGIGKALAGELLKLRARVIMACRDQPSAEEAARDIRKQAGQEQGEVVIKHLDLASLRSVRKFCEEINEEESKIDVLINNAGLYQCPYTKTEEGFEMQLGVNHLGHFLLTHLLLDRLKSSTPSRIVVVSSKLYKYGHINFDDLNSERNYNKSFCYSQSKLANLLFTLELSRQLEGTGVTVNALTPGIVRTRLGRHVQIPLLAKPLFYLASLLFFKSPLDGAQTPLYLACSPEVEGVSGKCFANCEEEQLMDKATDEQAAKRLWDISRRMVGLAN; encoded by the exons ATGGCCACTGCGGTGCTTGTAGCCGCTGTTGTCGGCGGTGGGGTATTGTTACTCATGCGCCGGTTATTCCCTCGGCAGGCAGCTGTGAAACTGCTCCGTTATCCGGCCGACACTATGCGAGGAAAGACGGTTATCGTGACCGGGGCTAACTGCGGGATAGGAAAGGCCTTAGCCGGGGAGCTGCTGAAGCTCCGTGCCCGAGTTATCATGGCCTGTCGGGACCAGCCGAGCGCCGAAGAGGCGGCCCGGGACATCAGAAAACAAGCAGGACAAGAGCAGGGGGAGGTCGTCATCAAACACCTGGACCTCGCTTCTCTCAGATCAGTACGGAAATTTTGTGAGGAAATTAATGAG GAGGAATCCAAGATTGACGTGCTCATCAACAATGCAGGCCTGTACCAGTGTCCCtacacaaagacagaggaagGGTTTGAGATGCAGCTAGGTGTCAATCACCTGGGCCACTTCCTCCTCACTCACCTCCTGCTGGACCGTCTGAAGTCCTCCACTCCCAGCCGCATCGTTGTGGTTTCCTCAAAGCTTTACAAATACGGCCACATCAACTTTGATGACCTGAACAGTGAGCGTAACTACAACAAGTCCTTCTGCTACAGTCAGAGCAAGCTGGCCAACCTGCTGTTTACACTGGAACTTTCCCGCCAGCTGGAGGGCACAGGGGTCACGGTCAATGCTCTTACCCCGGGCATTGTGAGGACCAGACTGGGCAGGCATGTTCAAATCCCTCTCCTTGCAAAGCCCCTCTTCTACCTCGCTTCGCTACTTTTTTTCAAGAGTCCTTTGGATGGGGCCCAGACGCCGCTCTATCTGGCCTGCTCCCCCGAGGTGGAGGGAGTGTCGGGGAAGTGTTTCGCTAACTGTGAGGAGGAGCAGCTGATGGATAAAGCCACAGATGAGCAGGCTGCCAAGAGACTGTGGGACATCAGCAGGAGGATGGTCGGCCTCGCTAACTGA